From Rhodamnia argentea isolate NSW1041297 chromosome 10, ASM2092103v1, whole genome shotgun sequence, a single genomic window includes:
- the LOC115742191 gene encoding uncharacterized protein LOC115742191: MVKLASAREIRTYGPRLARNRSEYVNAGLYLFATIVLLGGFLAELSQEPKSGLVILLIAVGIIALVNVHDLAAHLAGIECRLSLVACDGQLGLVELAVPIVQALGSLLVFLGILFLFLQAEKGYGYYKLEKHALNLLIAGPVFWLLGSILNSCQIYERADGHVQILQHSIHIPFLAGSLLFLVGAIMNSQEQAGTLHHGTELLGGSWIWLSIFGSLLFIIGGLANVVKVFKMQQMDGLRLEKLRGGAHEQLIRPREGHMPLLSEDLERHRRRKPAEEVQPPAPMRPTPYKDVLVGQA, translated from the exons ATGGTGAAGCTAGCGTCGGCCCGAGAGATCCGGACGTACGGGCCGCGGCTTGCCCGGAACAGATCCGAGTACGTGAACGCGGGGCTCTACCTGTTCGCCACCATCGTGCTGTTGGGCGGGTTCCTGGCGGAGCTGTCCCAGGAGCCGAAATCGGGCCTCGTGATCCTACTCATTGCGGTCGGGATCATCGCCCTGGTGAACGTCCACGACCTCGCGGCGCACCTCGCTGGGATCGAGTGCCGGCTCTCGCTCGTGGCGTGCGACGGACAGCTCGGGCTGGTGGAGCTCGCGGTCCCCATAGTCCAGGCGTTGGGCTCGCTGCTCGTGTTCTTGGGGATTCTGTTTCTGTTCCTCCAG GCCGAAAAAGGATATGGTTATTACAAGCTGGAAAAGCATGCCCTGAACTTGCTTATCGCCGGCCCGGTTTTCTGGCTGCTTGGATCGATTCTTAACTCTTGCCAAATTTACGAGAGAGCCGATGGACATGTCCAGATATTGCAACACAGCATCCACATCCCATTTCTAGCTGGAAGTTTGCTCTTCCTGGTTGGTGCAATCATGAATAGCCAAGAGCAGGCTGGGACTCTCCACCACGGCACCGAGCTGCTG GGAGGTAGTTGGATATGGTTGAGCATTTTCGGGAGCCTCTTGTTCATAATCGGGGGATTGGCAAACGTGGTGAAGGTCTTCAAGATGCAGCAAATGGACGGGCTTCGGCTCGAGAAGCTGCGAGGAGGAGCGCATGAGCAGTTGATCCGACCGAGAGAAGGCCACATGCCGCTCCTCTCCGAGGATCTCGAGCGGCATAGGAGGAGGAAGCCAGCAGAAGAAGTGCAACCGCCAGCCCCCATGCGGCCTACACCTTACAAGGATGTCCTTGTTGGGCAGGCCTGA
- the LOC115742362 gene encoding bidirectional sugar transporter SWEET3b isoform X2 gives MGDRLRLAIGVMGNAASLLLYAAPILTFARVIRRKSTEEFSCIPYILALSNCLLYTWYGLPIVSYQWENFPVVTINGLGILLECSFIAMYLWFSPTKTKIKVGAMALGVLAIFTIIAVVSTFIFHDHHHRKVLVGSIGLVASIAMYGSPLVVVKQVIMTKSVEFMPFYLSLFSFLASSLWMAYGLLGCDLFLASPNLVGSPLGALQLILYCKYRKRGVMDEPSKWDLENNGDQDKSKQSQLAVNDHIADPKCRS, from the exons ATGGGAGATAGATTGCGTCTTGCCATTGGAGTGATGG GAAATGCCGCTTCCTTGTTATTATATGCAGCTCCCAT ATTGACTTTTGCGAGGGTCATAAGAAGGAAGAGCACTGAGGAGTTCTCTTGCATTCCATACATCCTCGCGCTCTCGAACTGCCTCCTCTACACTTGGTACGGGCTTCCCATCGTGAGCTACCAATGGGAAAACTTTCCGGTCGTCACGATCAACGGCTTGGGGATTCTTCTCGAGTGCTCTTTCATTGCCATGTACCTTTGGTTCTCTCCCACGAAAACGAAG ATAAAGGTGGGTGCGATGGCGCTGGGAGTGCTCGCAATTTTCACTATCATTGCTGTCGTATCAACTTTTATATTTCACGATCACCATCACCGCAAAGTACTTGTAGGAAGTATAGGACTCGTGGCCTCAATCGCGATGTATGGATCTCCATTGGTGGTTGTT AAACAAGTGATAATGACGAAAAGCGTGGAATTCATGCCGTTCTACTTGTCATTGTTCTCATTCCTCGCTAGTTCCCTTTGGATGGCCTACGGACTGCTGGGTTGCGATCTCTTCCTCGCG TCACCTAATCTGGTGGGGAGTCCTCTGGGGGCGCTGCAACTGATCCTCTACTGCAAGTACAGGAAAAGAGGAGTCATGGACGAACCAAGCAAGTGGGATTTGGAAAACAATGGTGATCAGGACAAGTCTAAACAGTCGCAGTTAGCGGTGAATGACCATATTGCCGATCCCAAATGTCGATCTTGA
- the LOC115742362 gene encoding bidirectional sugar transporter SWEET3b isoform X1: MIQNQHINCLKSSLVYTYLSSLRMVVCILAGNAASLLLYAAPILTFARVIRRKSTEEFSCIPYILALSNCLLYTWYGLPIVSYQWENFPVVTINGLGILLECSFIAMYLWFSPTKTKIKVGAMALGVLAIFTIIAVVSTFIFHDHHHRKVLVGSIGLVASIAMYGSPLVVVKQVIMTKSVEFMPFYLSLFSFLASSLWMAYGLLGCDLFLASPNLVGSPLGALQLILYCKYRKRGVMDEPSKWDLENNGDQDKSKQSQLAVNDHIADPKCRS, encoded by the exons ATGATTCAAAATCAGCACATAAATTGTCTGAAATCATCTCTGGTTTATACGTATTTATCGAGTTTGCGCATGGTTGTTTGTATTCTTGCAGGAAATGCCGCTTCCTTGTTATTATATGCAGCTCCCAT ATTGACTTTTGCGAGGGTCATAAGAAGGAAGAGCACTGAGGAGTTCTCTTGCATTCCATACATCCTCGCGCTCTCGAACTGCCTCCTCTACACTTGGTACGGGCTTCCCATCGTGAGCTACCAATGGGAAAACTTTCCGGTCGTCACGATCAACGGCTTGGGGATTCTTCTCGAGTGCTCTTTCATTGCCATGTACCTTTGGTTCTCTCCCACGAAAACGAAG ATAAAGGTGGGTGCGATGGCGCTGGGAGTGCTCGCAATTTTCACTATCATTGCTGTCGTATCAACTTTTATATTTCACGATCACCATCACCGCAAAGTACTTGTAGGAAGTATAGGACTCGTGGCCTCAATCGCGATGTATGGATCTCCATTGGTGGTTGTT AAACAAGTGATAATGACGAAAAGCGTGGAATTCATGCCGTTCTACTTGTCATTGTTCTCATTCCTCGCTAGTTCCCTTTGGATGGCCTACGGACTGCTGGGTTGCGATCTCTTCCTCGCG TCACCTAATCTGGTGGGGAGTCCTCTGGGGGCGCTGCAACTGATCCTCTACTGCAAGTACAGGAAAAGAGGAGTCATGGACGAACCAAGCAAGTGGGATTTGGAAAACAATGGTGATCAGGACAAGTCTAAACAGTCGCAGTTAGCGGTGAATGACCATATTGCCGATCCCAAATGTCGATCTTGA